The proteins below come from a single Drosophila teissieri strain GT53w chromosome 3L, Prin_Dtei_1.1, whole genome shotgun sequence genomic window:
- the LOC122618526 gene encoding IST1 homolog isoform X2, with translation MFSSGPNYNKLKTNLRLALNRLKLLEKKKAELTQKSRKEIADYLATGKTERARIRVEHIIREDYLVEAMEMVEMYCDLLLARFGLITQMKELDTGIAEPVASLVWVCPRLQSDIAELKIISDIFVTKYGPQFAEQSRTATGEHYVSEKLMHKLTLQAPPKLLVENYLIAIAKNYNIEYEPDPQVMQEDQPQQPHLIDLSDRNNLSGGGGAGGGGAAPPQMGFIGYPAMPALPDMPVPPSAKPFNYPPFGGGGGGGGAPAGAYAVPHPVQPPPPFAYNIPPNQPAPPAVLPAKCAEEKDLNTNFINRPKPENDPPPRYTSINPVNLQNANKPKPQPRSKLPPGNPTLPSAPPALDFPSLPNVPNDLPDIPGAGAEKKDDEEEIDFDDLSRRFENLKKRK, from the exons ATGTTTTCCAGCGGCCCCAACTACAACAAACTGAAGACCAATCTTCGATTGGCTCTCAATCGCCTCAAATTGCTGGAGAAGAAGAAGGCGGAGCTGACGCAAAAGTCCAGGAAGGAAATAGCCGACTATTTGGCCACGGGAAAAACGGAGCGGGCGAGGATTCGCGTGGAGCACATCATAAG GGAGGACTACTTGGTGGAggcaatggaaatggtggAGATGTACTGTGACCTGTTGCTCGCCAGATTCGGCCTGATCACCCAGATGAAGGAGCTGGACACAGGGATTGCCGAGCCGGTGGCCAGCCTGGTTTGGGTGTGTCCCCGCCTCCAGAGCGATATAGCCGAGCTGAAGATCATTTCGGACATATTTGTGACCAAATATGGACCACAGTTCGCCGAGCAATCGAGAACCGCCACTGGGGAGCACTATGTGTCGGAGAAACTCATGCACAAGCTCACGCTGCAGGCACCGCCAAAGCTTTTGGTGGAGAACTACctcattgccattgccaagaACTACAACATCGAGTACGAACCGGATCCGCAGGTCATGCAGGAGGATCAGCCACAGCAGCCGCATCTGATTGATCTGTCGGATCGGAACAACTTGAGCGGAGGTGGAGGGGCCGGCGGAGGTGGTGCTGCACCGCCACAAATGGGCTTCATTGGTTATCCGGCTATGCCAGCACTGCCCGATATGCCGGTGCCACCGAGCGCAAAGCCCTTCAATTATCCACCCTTCggtggaggcggcggaggaggtggagctCCAGCTGGGGCTTATGCTGTGCCACATCCCGTgcagccaccgccgccatTTGCCTACAATATACCGCCCAATCAGCCGGCACCGCCTGCAGTCCTGCCTGCCAAATGCGCCGAGGAGAAGGATCTGAACACCAACTTTATCAAT CGCCCCAAACCCGAAAATGATCCGCCGCCGCGTTACACCTCCATTAATCCCGTAAATCTCCAG AATGCCAACAAACCCAAACCTCAACCCCGATCCAAGCTGCCACCGGGTAATCCCACGCTGCCAAGTGCTCCGCCGGCGCTGGACTTCCCCTCGCTGCCCAACGTCCCGAATGATCTGCCGGATATTCCGGGCGCAGGTGCCGagaagaaggacgacgaggaagAGATTGACTTTGATGACCTGTCACGCCGCTTTGAGAACCTTAAGAAGCGAAAGTAA
- the LOC122618526 gene encoding IST1 homolog isoform X1 codes for MFSSGPNYNKLKTNLRLALNRLKLLEKKKAELTQKSRKEIADYLATGKTERARIRVEHIIREDYLVEAMEMVEMYCDLLLARFGLITQMKELDTGIAEPVASLVWVCPRLQSDIAELKIISDIFVTKYGPQFAEQSRTATGEHYVSEKLMHKLTLQAPPKLLVENYLIAIAKNYNIEYEPDPQVMQEDQPQQPHLIDLSDRNNLSGGGGAGGGGAAPPQMGFIGYPAMPALPDMPVPPSAKPFNYPPFGGGGGGGGAPAGAYAVPHPVQPPPPFAYNIPPNQPAPPAVLPAKCAEEKDLNTNFINREADNADGSGSPDENILRPKPENDPPPRYTSINPVNLQNANKPKPQPRSKLPPGNPTLPSAPPALDFPSLPNVPNDLPDIPGAGAEKKDDEEEIDFDDLSRRFENLKKRK; via the exons ATGTTTTCCAGCGGCCCCAACTACAACAAACTGAAGACCAATCTTCGATTGGCTCTCAATCGCCTCAAATTGCTGGAGAAGAAGAAGGCGGAGCTGACGCAAAAGTCCAGGAAGGAAATAGCCGACTATTTGGCCACGGGAAAAACGGAGCGGGCGAGGATTCGCGTGGAGCACATCATAAG GGAGGACTACTTGGTGGAggcaatggaaatggtggAGATGTACTGTGACCTGTTGCTCGCCAGATTCGGCCTGATCACCCAGATGAAGGAGCTGGACACAGGGATTGCCGAGCCGGTGGCCAGCCTGGTTTGGGTGTGTCCCCGCCTCCAGAGCGATATAGCCGAGCTGAAGATCATTTCGGACATATTTGTGACCAAATATGGACCACAGTTCGCCGAGCAATCGAGAACCGCCACTGGGGAGCACTATGTGTCGGAGAAACTCATGCACAAGCTCACGCTGCAGGCACCGCCAAAGCTTTTGGTGGAGAACTACctcattgccattgccaagaACTACAACATCGAGTACGAACCGGATCCGCAGGTCATGCAGGAGGATCAGCCACAGCAGCCGCATCTGATTGATCTGTCGGATCGGAACAACTTGAGCGGAGGTGGAGGGGCCGGCGGAGGTGGTGCTGCACCGCCACAAATGGGCTTCATTGGTTATCCGGCTATGCCAGCACTGCCCGATATGCCGGTGCCACCGAGCGCAAAGCCCTTCAATTATCCACCCTTCggtggaggcggcggaggaggtggagctCCAGCTGGGGCTTATGCTGTGCCACATCCCGTgcagccaccgccgccatTTGCCTACAATATACCGCCCAATCAGCCGGCACCGCCTGCAGTCCTGCCTGCCAAATGCGCCGAGGAGAAGGATCTGAACACCAACTTTATCAAT CGTGAAGCGGACAATGCGGATGGCTCGGGCAGTCCGGATGAGAATATTTTG CGCCCCAAACCCGAAAATGATCCGCCGCCGCGTTACACCTCCATTAATCCCGTAAATCTCCAG AATGCCAACAAACCCAAACCTCAACCCCGATCCAAGCTGCCACCGGGTAATCCCACGCTGCCAAGTGCTCCGCCGGCGCTGGACTTCCCCTCGCTGCCCAACGTCCCGAATGATCTGCCGGATATTCCGGGCGCAGGTGCCGagaagaaggacgacgaggaagAGATTGACTTTGATGACCTGTCACGCCGCTTTGAGAACCTTAAGAAGCGAAAGTAA
- the LOC122618526 gene encoding IST1 homolog isoform X4, protein MFSSGPNYNKLKTNLRLALNRLKLLEKKKAELTQKSRKEIADYLATGKTERARIRVEHIIREDYLVEAMEMVEMYCDLLLARFGLITQMKELDTGIAEPVASLVWVCPRLQSDIAELKIISDIFVTKYGPQFAEQSRTATGEHYVSEKLMHKLTLQAPPKLLVENYLIAIAKNYNIEYEPDPQVMQEDQPQQPHLIDLSDRNNLSGGGGAGGGGAAPPQMGFIGYPAMPALPDMPVPPSAKPFNYPPFGGGGGGGGAPAGAYAVPHPVQPPPPFAYNIPPNQPAPPAVLPAKCAEEKDLNTNFINNANKPKPQPRSKLPPGNPTLPSAPPALDFPSLPNVPNDLPDIPGAGAEKKDDEEEIDFDDLSRRFENLKKRK, encoded by the exons ATGTTTTCCAGCGGCCCCAACTACAACAAACTGAAGACCAATCTTCGATTGGCTCTCAATCGCCTCAAATTGCTGGAGAAGAAGAAGGCGGAGCTGACGCAAAAGTCCAGGAAGGAAATAGCCGACTATTTGGCCACGGGAAAAACGGAGCGGGCGAGGATTCGCGTGGAGCACATCATAAG GGAGGACTACTTGGTGGAggcaatggaaatggtggAGATGTACTGTGACCTGTTGCTCGCCAGATTCGGCCTGATCACCCAGATGAAGGAGCTGGACACAGGGATTGCCGAGCCGGTGGCCAGCCTGGTTTGGGTGTGTCCCCGCCTCCAGAGCGATATAGCCGAGCTGAAGATCATTTCGGACATATTTGTGACCAAATATGGACCACAGTTCGCCGAGCAATCGAGAACCGCCACTGGGGAGCACTATGTGTCGGAGAAACTCATGCACAAGCTCACGCTGCAGGCACCGCCAAAGCTTTTGGTGGAGAACTACctcattgccattgccaagaACTACAACATCGAGTACGAACCGGATCCGCAGGTCATGCAGGAGGATCAGCCACAGCAGCCGCATCTGATTGATCTGTCGGATCGGAACAACTTGAGCGGAGGTGGAGGGGCCGGCGGAGGTGGTGCTGCACCGCCACAAATGGGCTTCATTGGTTATCCGGCTATGCCAGCACTGCCCGATATGCCGGTGCCACCGAGCGCAAAGCCCTTCAATTATCCACCCTTCggtggaggcggcggaggaggtggagctCCAGCTGGGGCTTATGCTGTGCCACATCCCGTgcagccaccgccgccatTTGCCTACAATATACCGCCCAATCAGCCGGCACCGCCTGCAGTCCTGCCTGCCAAATGCGCCGAGGAGAAGGATCTGAACACCAACTTTATCAAT AATGCCAACAAACCCAAACCTCAACCCCGATCCAAGCTGCCACCGGGTAATCCCACGCTGCCAAGTGCTCCGCCGGCGCTGGACTTCCCCTCGCTGCCCAACGTCCCGAATGATCTGCCGGATATTCCGGGCGCAGGTGCCGagaagaaggacgacgaggaagAGATTGACTTTGATGACCTGTCACGCCGCTTTGAGAACCTTAAGAAGCGAAAGTAA
- the LOC122618527 gene encoding ribosome maturation protein SBDS — translation MSKIFTPTNQIRLTNVAIVRLKKGGKRFEIACYKNKVLSWRSNSEKDIDEVLQTHTVFTNVSKGQAAKKDELQKAFNKTDETEICKEILSKGELQVSEKERQSCLDTQLNSIVNSVAALCVNPETRRPYPASIIEKSLKDAHFSVKMNRNTKQNTLEAIKILKDHMPIERSRMKLRVSFAGKEGGGKLKESVVKLANTVEHEEWDEATLHLTLLIDPGQYRVIDELVRNETKGKGLLELLELKEVVESEELF, via the exons atGTCCAAAATATTTACGCCTACAAATCAAATTCGCCTCACAAATGTCGCCATTGTGAGGCTCAAAAAAGGAGGCAAGCGTTTCGAGATCGCCTGCTATAAAAATAAGGTCCTTTCCTGGAGGAGCAACAG CGAAAAGGACATTGATGAGGTCCTGCAAACCCATACCGTGTTCACCAATGTCTCCAAAGGTCAGGCTGCCAAAAAGGACGAGCTGCAAAAGGCCTTCAACAAAACAGATGAAACCGAGATCTGCAAGGAGATCCTGAGCAAAGGAGAACTGCAGGTGTCGGAAAAGGAGCGGCAAAGTTGTCTGGACACCCAGCTAAATAGTATAGTTAACTCCGTGGCGGCTTTGTGTGTAAATCCAGAAACGCGTCGTCCATATCCCGCCTCCATCATCGAGAAATCCCTGAAGGATGCCCACTTCTCCGTAAAGATGAACAGGAACACCAAGCAGAACACATTGGAGGCCATCAAGATTCTCAAGGACCATATGCCCATCGAGAGGTCACGCATGAAGCTGCGGGTTAGCTTCGCTGGAAAGGAGGGCGGTGGCAAGCTCAAAGAATCGGTGGTCAAGTTGGCCAACACAGTGGAGCACGAGGAATGGGACGAGGCCACCTTGCACTTAACCTTGCTGATAGATCCTGGCCAATATCGTGTCATCGATGAGCTGGTGAGGAATGAAACAAAGGGCAAGgggctgctggagctgctcgaACTGAAGGAAGTTGTGGAGAGCGAGGAACTCTTCTAG
- the LOC122618526 gene encoding IST1 homolog isoform X5, with protein sequence MFSSGPNYNKLKTNLRLALNRLKLLEKKKAELTQKSRKEIADYLATGKTERARIRVEHIIREDYLVEAMEMVEMYCDLLLARFGLITQMKELDTGIAEPVASLVWVCPRLQSDIAELKIISDIFVTKYGPQFAEQSRTATGEHYVSEKLMHKLTLQAPPKLLVENYLIAIAKNYNIEYEPDPQVMQEDQPQQPHLIDLSDRNNLSGGGGAGGGGAAPPQMGFIGYPAMPALPDMPVPPSAKPFNYPPFGGGGGGGGAPAGAYAVPHPVQPPPPFAYNIPPNQPAPPAVLPAKCAEEKDLNTNFINREADNADGSGSPDENILSSK encoded by the exons ATGTTTTCCAGCGGCCCCAACTACAACAAACTGAAGACCAATCTTCGATTGGCTCTCAATCGCCTCAAATTGCTGGAGAAGAAGAAGGCGGAGCTGACGCAAAAGTCCAGGAAGGAAATAGCCGACTATTTGGCCACGGGAAAAACGGAGCGGGCGAGGATTCGCGTGGAGCACATCATAAG GGAGGACTACTTGGTGGAggcaatggaaatggtggAGATGTACTGTGACCTGTTGCTCGCCAGATTCGGCCTGATCACCCAGATGAAGGAGCTGGACACAGGGATTGCCGAGCCGGTGGCCAGCCTGGTTTGGGTGTGTCCCCGCCTCCAGAGCGATATAGCCGAGCTGAAGATCATTTCGGACATATTTGTGACCAAATATGGACCACAGTTCGCCGAGCAATCGAGAACCGCCACTGGGGAGCACTATGTGTCGGAGAAACTCATGCACAAGCTCACGCTGCAGGCACCGCCAAAGCTTTTGGTGGAGAACTACctcattgccattgccaagaACTACAACATCGAGTACGAACCGGATCCGCAGGTCATGCAGGAGGATCAGCCACAGCAGCCGCATCTGATTGATCTGTCGGATCGGAACAACTTGAGCGGAGGTGGAGGGGCCGGCGGAGGTGGTGCTGCACCGCCACAAATGGGCTTCATTGGTTATCCGGCTATGCCAGCACTGCCCGATATGCCGGTGCCACCGAGCGCAAAGCCCTTCAATTATCCACCCTTCggtggaggcggcggaggaggtggagctCCAGCTGGGGCTTATGCTGTGCCACATCCCGTgcagccaccgccgccatTTGCCTACAATATACCGCCCAATCAGCCGGCACCGCCTGCAGTCCTGCCTGCCAAATGCGCCGAGGAGAAGGATCTGAACACCAACTTTATCAAT CGTGAAGCGGACAATGCGGATGGCTCGGGCAGTCCGGATGAGAATATTTTG TCATCCAAATGA
- the LOC122616913 gene encoding radial spoke head protein 3 homolog B isoform X1, whose protein sequence is MPTIPKREYKPSGGGKSSGMDFLSSGIKGTEVTEMQLKWHENPCPAPPCKQAFWWASHPKPIKIKGCPKPIVPPPEPYKNVMYDRRVIKGSNFGNASLVTDVDPFDKGAELRRRNMLRKRTMQCRNQRNVLGTPPPVKGRKHETIQTEKYLEKLVQRPPEFSIDTQTDLFLEKPPTPPFIPAKVGVDVGTEIGEGELFHFDAEAQPIIDVLVDACIEQSMLEVAHEMELASLRRKQEEFLAQREAELAELRRLEAEELRLQAEKERRLRQDAIAKELDAEMQKSVTAAKLLQGHIASLVPEVLENIEPASDAVKKEQLMKSVCPWLSAEVAEEVGHIVDSREILTAIIQEIIKQRAEIYAGYKEPESEPSGPDAGICEEEGCAIDEMEACPCESETDMEQCPEPPPPPPHL, encoded by the exons ATGCCGACGATCCCGAAGAGGGAGTACAAGCCCAGTGGTGGGGGCAAGAGCTCTGGAATGGATTTCCTCAGTTCCGGCATCAAGGGAACCGAGGTCACCGAGATGCAGCTCAAATGGCACGAGAATCCTTGTCCAGCGCCACCATGCAAACAGGCATTTTGGTGGGCCAGCCATCCCAAGCCGATCAAAATCAAAGGTTGCCCCAA GCCCATCGTCCCGCCTCCGGAGCCCTACAAGAACGTCATGTACGACCGTCGCGTCATAAAGGGCAGCAACTTCGGCAACGCCTCGCTGGTG ACGGATGTGGATCCCTTCGACAAGGGCGCCGAATTGAGGCGCCGCAATATGTTGCGCAAACGGACGATGCAGTGTCGCAATCAGCGCAATGTCCTGGGCACTCCGCCGCCGGTCAAGGGCCGAAAGCACGAGACCATACAGACGGAGAAGTATCTGGAGAAGTTGGTGCAGCGTCCGCCGGAGTTCTCCATCGACACGCAGACGGACCTGTTTCTTGAGAAGCCGCCAACGCCGCCCTTCATCCCGGCCAAGGTGGGCGTGGATGTGGGCACCGAGATCGGCGAGGGCGAACTCTTCCACTTCGATGCCGAGGCGCAGCCCATCATCGATGTCCTGGTGGACGCCTGCATCGAACAGAGCATGCTGGAGGTGGCCCACGAGATGGAACTGGCCAGTCTGCGGCGCAAACAGGAAGA ATTCCTGGCCCAGAGGGAGGCGGAACTGGCGGAGCTGCGCCGCTTGGAGGCGGAGGAGTTGCGTTTGCAGGCGGAGAAGGAGCGTCGCCTGCGGCAGGATGCGATTGCCAAGGAGCTGGACGCTGAGATGCAGAAGAGCGTGACGGCGGCCAAGTTGCTCCAGGGACACATTGCCAGCCTGGTGCCGGAGGTGCTGGAGAACATTGAGCCGGCCAGCGATGCCGTCAAGAAGGAGCAGCTGATGAAGAGCGTCTGTCCGTGGTTGTCCGCCGAGGTGGCCGAGGAAGTGGGTCATATTGTGGACTCGCGCGAAATCCTCACCGCCATCATTCAGGAGATTATCAAGCAGCGTGCCGAGATTTATGCCGGCTACAAGGAACCTGAATCGGAACCATCCGGACCGGATGCGGGTATTTGCGAGGAGGAGGGCTGCGCCATCGATGAGATGGAGGCGTGTCCCTGCGAATCGGAAACGGATATGGAGCAGTGCCCCGaaccgccgccaccgcctcctcatCTCTAA
- the LOC122618526 gene encoding IST1 homolog isoform X3, producing the protein MFSSGPNYNKLKTNLRLALNRLKLLEKKKAELTQKSRKEIADYLATGKTERARIRVEHIIREDYLVEAMEMVEMYCDLLLARFGLITQMKELDTGIAEPVASLVWVCPRLQSDIAELKIISDIFVTKYGPQFAEQSRTATGEHYVSEKLMHKLTLQAPPKLLVENYLIAIAKNYNIEYEPDPQVMQEDQPQQPHLIDLSDRNNLSGGGGAGGGGAAPPQMGFIGYPAMPALPDMPVPPSAKPFNYPPFGGGGGGGGAPAGAYAVPHPVQPPPPFAYNIPPNQPAPPAVLPAKCAEEKDLNTNFINREADNADGSGSPDENILNANKPKPQPRSKLPPGNPTLPSAPPALDFPSLPNVPNDLPDIPGAGAEKKDDEEEIDFDDLSRRFENLKKRK; encoded by the exons ATGTTTTCCAGCGGCCCCAACTACAACAAACTGAAGACCAATCTTCGATTGGCTCTCAATCGCCTCAAATTGCTGGAGAAGAAGAAGGCGGAGCTGACGCAAAAGTCCAGGAAGGAAATAGCCGACTATTTGGCCACGGGAAAAACGGAGCGGGCGAGGATTCGCGTGGAGCACATCATAAG GGAGGACTACTTGGTGGAggcaatggaaatggtggAGATGTACTGTGACCTGTTGCTCGCCAGATTCGGCCTGATCACCCAGATGAAGGAGCTGGACACAGGGATTGCCGAGCCGGTGGCCAGCCTGGTTTGGGTGTGTCCCCGCCTCCAGAGCGATATAGCCGAGCTGAAGATCATTTCGGACATATTTGTGACCAAATATGGACCACAGTTCGCCGAGCAATCGAGAACCGCCACTGGGGAGCACTATGTGTCGGAGAAACTCATGCACAAGCTCACGCTGCAGGCACCGCCAAAGCTTTTGGTGGAGAACTACctcattgccattgccaagaACTACAACATCGAGTACGAACCGGATCCGCAGGTCATGCAGGAGGATCAGCCACAGCAGCCGCATCTGATTGATCTGTCGGATCGGAACAACTTGAGCGGAGGTGGAGGGGCCGGCGGAGGTGGTGCTGCACCGCCACAAATGGGCTTCATTGGTTATCCGGCTATGCCAGCACTGCCCGATATGCCGGTGCCACCGAGCGCAAAGCCCTTCAATTATCCACCCTTCggtggaggcggcggaggaggtggagctCCAGCTGGGGCTTATGCTGTGCCACATCCCGTgcagccaccgccgccatTTGCCTACAATATACCGCCCAATCAGCCGGCACCGCCTGCAGTCCTGCCTGCCAAATGCGCCGAGGAGAAGGATCTGAACACCAACTTTATCAAT CGTGAAGCGGACAATGCGGATGGCTCGGGCAGTCCGGATGAGAATATTTTG AATGCCAACAAACCCAAACCTCAACCCCGATCCAAGCTGCCACCGGGTAATCCCACGCTGCCAAGTGCTCCGCCGGCGCTGGACTTCCCCTCGCTGCCCAACGTCCCGAATGATCTGCCGGATATTCCGGGCGCAGGTGCCGagaagaaggacgacgaggaagAGATTGACTTTGATGACCTGTCACGCCGCTTTGAGAACCTTAAGAAGCGAAAGTAA
- the LOC122616913 gene encoding uncharacterized protein LOC122616913 isoform X2 — MPETEQQQHPAHSHPELKPDPQPAVAELEHHTDNRPNRVQNFSFASSYPYAPGRVSSSSDSNTIYNSNAGGFNVQRYQSPYQFQHVVTNAFSVLRHQPSEEPEFDSYPSRPQQAIVRPIRREPGINHVEDHNVAEPAGNPPQRSHFSRSNQEVRSFADELSQKLRFLAPEEQNYGGRQSASSGAWMDPAMTQRPRFETTVPQGIFLPPPHEVQMIPATMLRRHVYAYSSYPMILQGYFAKEPGTESKEQKVTATRLNGVRATAAVAAATAAASKSARNDSQSLAGGLHITKAQFQQQLQQRRSTNNNNNSSSSNNNNNSDKRPIVPPPEPYKNVMYDRRVIKGSNFGNASLVTDVDPFDKGAELRRRNMLRKRTMQCRNQRNVLGTPPPVKGRKHETIQTEKYLEKLVQRPPEFSIDTQTDLFLEKPPTPPFIPAKVGVDVGTEIGEGELFHFDAEAQPIIDVLVDACIEQSMLEVAHEMELASLRRKQEEFLAQREAELAELRRLEAEELRLQAEKERRLRQDAIAKELDAEMQKSVTAAKLLQGHIASLVPEVLENIEPASDAVKKEQLMKSVCPWLSAEVAEEVGHIVDSREILTAIIQEIIKQRAEIYAGYKEPESEPSGPDAGICEEEGCAIDEMEACPCESETDMEQCPEPPPPPPHL, encoded by the exons ATGCCAGAgacggagcagcagcagcacccagCACACTCACATCCTGAACTCAAGCCAGATCCACAGCCAGCGGTGGCAGAACTGGAGCACCACACCGACAATAGACCGAATCGCGTGCAGAACTTCTCCTTCGCCAGCAGCTATCCCTACGCACCAGGACGCGTCTCGTCCAGCTCCGATTCAAACACCATCTACAACTCCAACGCCGGCGGCTTCAACGTCCAGCGCTATCAAAGTCCCTACCAATTCCAGCACGTGGTGACCAACGCGTTCTCGGTGCTGCGCCACCAGCCCTCCGAGGAGCCCGAGTTCGATTCCTATCCATCGCGACCCCAACAGGCCATCGTGCGTCCGATCCGACGAGAGCCGGGTATTAACCACGTTGAGGATCACAATGTAGCAGAGCCAGCTGGGAATCCACCGCAGAGATCCCACTTCTCGCGCAGCAACCAGGAGGTGCGCAGCTTCGCCGATGAGCTGAGCCAGAAGTTGCGCTTCCTGGCGCCGGAGGAGCAGAACTACGGCGGTCGCCAGAGCGCCAGTTCCGGCGCCTGGATGGATCCAGCGATGACCCAGCGACCGCGTTTCGAGACCACAGTGCCGCAGGGCATCTTCCTGCCGCCTCCCCATGAAGTCCAGATGATACCGGCCACCATGTTGCGGCGGCATGTCTACGCCTACTCCTCCTATCCCATGATTCTCCAAGGATATTTCGCCAAGGAGCCCGGCACCGAGAGCAAGGAGCAGAAGGTGACCGCCACCCGGCTGAACGGCGTGCGTGCCACGGCGGCAGTGGCGGCGGCCACAGCTGCGGCCTCCAAGTCCGCCCGCAACGATTCGCAGTCCCTCGCCGGTGGACTCCACATCACCAAGGCCCAGTtccaacaacaactgcaacagcgTCGctccaccaacaacaacaacaacagcagtagcagcaacaacaacaacaacagcgacaagAG GCCCATCGTCCCGCCTCCGGAGCCCTACAAGAACGTCATGTACGACCGTCGCGTCATAAAGGGCAGCAACTTCGGCAACGCCTCGCTGGTG ACGGATGTGGATCCCTTCGACAAGGGCGCCGAATTGAGGCGCCGCAATATGTTGCGCAAACGGACGATGCAGTGTCGCAATCAGCGCAATGTCCTGGGCACTCCGCCGCCGGTCAAGGGCCGAAAGCACGAGACCATACAGACGGAGAAGTATCTGGAGAAGTTGGTGCAGCGTCCGCCGGAGTTCTCCATCGACACGCAGACGGACCTGTTTCTTGAGAAGCCGCCAACGCCGCCCTTCATCCCGGCCAAGGTGGGCGTGGATGTGGGCACCGAGATCGGCGAGGGCGAACTCTTCCACTTCGATGCCGAGGCGCAGCCCATCATCGATGTCCTGGTGGACGCCTGCATCGAACAGAGCATGCTGGAGGTGGCCCACGAGATGGAACTGGCCAGTCTGCGGCGCAAACAGGAAGA ATTCCTGGCCCAGAGGGAGGCGGAACTGGCGGAGCTGCGCCGCTTGGAGGCGGAGGAGTTGCGTTTGCAGGCGGAGAAGGAGCGTCGCCTGCGGCAGGATGCGATTGCCAAGGAGCTGGACGCTGAGATGCAGAAGAGCGTGACGGCGGCCAAGTTGCTCCAGGGACACATTGCCAGCCTGGTGCCGGAGGTGCTGGAGAACATTGAGCCGGCCAGCGATGCCGTCAAGAAGGAGCAGCTGATGAAGAGCGTCTGTCCGTGGTTGTCCGCCGAGGTGGCCGAGGAAGTGGGTCATATTGTGGACTCGCGCGAAATCCTCACCGCCATCATTCAGGAGATTATCAAGCAGCGTGCCGAGATTTATGCCGGCTACAAGGAACCTGAATCGGAACCATCCGGACCGGATGCGGGTATTTGCGAGGAGGAGGGCTGCGCCATCGATGAGATGGAGGCGTGTCCCTGCGAATCGGAAACGGATATGGAGCAGTGCCCCGaaccgccgccaccgcctcctcatCTCTAA